The genomic segment GGTGGATCGAGGCTCGCATCTGATTAAAGGGATCGAGACCGACCGGCTCGATCTGGCACTGACATGGGGAGGGCTGCGAAGCCGTCACGACCAGGTGGTGGCACGGCGCAGCATTATGTGGATCGGTCGAGCCGGTTTCGAGCACGACCGTCGCGAGCCGCTGCCGCTCGTCGCCTTCGATCCGCCCTGCGCATTCAGAACCGCCGCTCTGGAGGCACTCGACGGGAACCGAATCGCTTGGCGACACGCCTTCGCCAGCCCGAGTCTCGCGGGCTTGTGGGCGGCCACCACTGCCGGGCTGGGCGTCACGGCCAGAACGGTCGATGGCCTGCCGGAGCCTCTGACGCCCCTCACCCCGGAAGATGCGGGCCTTCCGCCGTTGGGCGAAATCGATCTGGTTCTCCGTACATCGAGATCCGAGCCGCACGCGCCGGTCGCACAGCTGTGCGCTCTCATTCGGGAAGCGCTGGCCTCTCGCTCATGAACAGTCGTCTTACGCCGGTCCCGCCAAGGCCTCCATGAAGCGCACCGGGGCCGCCTCCGGCCGGTCCACGATCTCGTCCTCCCACATCACCCGGCGGCCGCGCACGAAGGTGCCGGCAGGCCAACCCGTCACCGTGCGGCCGGCAAACGGCGTCCAGCCGCATTTGCTGGCGATCCAGTCGTCCGTGATCTCGCGGCGCCTCTTCAGGTCGACCACCGTGATATCGGCATCGTAGCCCATGGCAAGACGGCCCTTGCCGGCGATCTGATAGACGCGCTGGGGCCCATGGCAGACGAGATCGACCAGGCGTTCCAGGCTCAGCCGCCCGGCATTCACATGATCGAGCATGACCGGCAGGAGCGTCTGCACGCCCGGCATGCCCGACGGCGAGGACGGATAGGCCTTCCCCTTGTCGGAGAGGAGATGCGGCGCGTGGTCGGAGCCGATCGTGTCGAACAGCCCGTTCGCCAGCGCCCGCCAGAGCGCGTCCTGATGGGCACGCTCGCGGATCGGCGGGTTCATCTGTGCCCTGGTGCCGAGGCGCTCGTAGTCCTCCGGCCCGAATAGGGTGAGCTGCTGGGGCGTGACCTCCGCCGTTACCACGTCCTTGTGGGCGGCAAGGACCGGGATCTCCTGCTGCGTCGTCACATGGAGCACATGGACGCGCCGGCCGGTCTCGCGGGCAAGCGCGCAGAGGCGCTCGGTGCCGAGCCTGGCGGCTTCCGCATCGCGCCAGACATAATGGCTCGACGGGTCGCCTTCGCGCACGTGGCCGGCACGCGCCTGGAGGCGATACTCGTCTTCGGCGTGAAACGCCGCGCGCCGCCGGATGACCGACAGGATGCGCCGCACCCCCTCGTCGTCCTCCACGAGCAGGTCGCCGGTCGAGGCGCCCATGAACACCTTCACGCCCGCGCAGCCGGGCAGCATCTCCAGCTCGCCGAGCGCATTGGTGTTCTCGCGCGTCGCCCCGACATAGAAGGCGAAGTCGCAAAAGGCCTTGTCGCGCCCGCGGCGGACCTTGTCGGCGAGCGCGTCCTCGCTGGTCGTCGACGGTCTCGTGTTCGGCATCTCGAAGACCGCCGTCACGCCGCCGAGCACAGCCGCGCGGGTGCCCGATCCGAGATCCTCGCGATCCTCCGCCCCCGGCTCGCGCATATGCACATGGCTGTCGATCACGCCGGGCAACACATGGAGGCCGGTGCAGTCGACCACCTCGCCCGCCGCGGCTGCATCGAGCGCGCCGATGGCCGCGATCCGGCCGTCCGTCACGCCGACATCGCGCAGGCCCGTGCCATCCTGATTGACGACCGTGCCGCCCTTGAAGATCAGGTCATAAGTCTCAGCCATGCGTTCGATCTCCTTGAAGCCCGCACCGGGCTTACGTAAATGTAGCCGTGAACGCAAGATCGCGGTTTCGCTCACCCAGGGGATCCCATGGGCGCTTCTCATATCACCGAACTTCGCCGGCGCACGGCCGTCGCTCTCTCCGGGCCGGAGGCGCGCGCCTTCCTGCAGCGCATCCTGACGAGCGACATCGACGCGGTCTCCCAAGACCGCGCGGCCTACGCCGCTCTGCTGACGCCGCAGGGCAAGATCCTCTTCGACATGTTCGTCGCGCAGGCCGGCGACCGGTTCCTCGTGGATTGCGCGGCGAGCCAGAAGGACGAGCTCGTCAAGCGCCTGACCTTCTACAAGCTACGCGCGCAGGTCGATATCGAGGATATGGGCAGCGACCATGCCGTGGCGGCCATATGGGGCGACGACGCACAGCCCGACCCCGGCGCCGCGGCCGGCGAGCTCGGCCTGTATGCCTTCGCCGACCCCAGGACGCCCGAGGCCGGCCTCCGGGTCGTCGCGCCGCGCGCCTCGCTCGACCGGCTTGCCGGCCTCTTCGGCGCGGAGCCGGCCGACGAGTTGTCCTACGACCGCCACCGCATCGCGCTCGGTCTCGGCGACAGCGATGCCGATATCGGCTCGGGCCGCACCTTCCCCACGAGGCCAATCTGGACCAGTTCGGCGGGGTCGATTTCACCAAGGGCTGCTATGTCGGCCAGGAGGTCGTCTCGCGCATGCAGCATCGCGGCACGGCACGCAAGCGCATCCTGCCTGTGCGTTTCGACGGGGCACCGCCGGCGGAGGGCGCCGAAATCGTGGCGGACGGCAAGAGCCTCGGCACCATGCTGTCGGGCGTGGAGGGCATGGGGCTCGCGCTCCTGCGGCTCGACCGGATGGAGGTCGCCTTCGCGGACGGCGCAGCCCTGAGCGCGGACGGCAAGGCACTGGTTCCCATGCGCCCCGGATGGGCACGTTTCCCCGTTCCCGGCACCGGTGTCGACGCATGAGCGCCGTACATTCGCTCATCACCCATGAGGACGGTCTCGCCCGCTGCGGCTGGCCGGGCACCGACCCGCTCTATGTCGCCTATCACGACGAGGAATGGGGGGTTCCGGAATGGGACGACCGGGCGCTCTTCGAGAAGCTGATCCTCGACGGGTTCCAGGCCGGGCTCTCCTGGATCACCATACTGCGCAAGCGCGACGCCTTCCGCGAGGCCTTCGACGGGTTCGAGCCGGAGCGCATCGTGCGCTATGACGCAGACAAGGTGGCCCGGCTCATGGAGGACAAGGGGATCGTGCGCAATCGCGCCAAGATCGAGGCCACGGTCACCAATGCCCGTGTCTGGCTCGACATCCAGGAGCAGCAGGGCTTCTCGGCCTATCTGTGGGGCTTCGTCGATGGCGCCCCAATCCAGAACAGCTTCCGCACCCTCGGCGAGGTTCCGGCGGAGACGGCGGAGAGCCGCGCCATATCGAAGGACCTCAAGGCCCGCGGCTTCCGGTTCTGCGGGCCGACCATCGTCTATGCCTTCATGCAGGCGGTCGGCATGGTGAACGACCATCTCACCTCCTGCCACCGCCACGGACCCTGCGCCGCTCTCGCGCGCAAGGCCGGCTGACCGCCTCCATGGCCCCGCGCAAGGACAAGCCGCCGCGTGCCTGGCAGCGCATGCTCTCCGGGCGCCGGCTCGACCTCCTGAACCCCTCGCCCCTCGACATAGAGATCGACGATATCGCCCACGGGCTCGCCCGGGTTGCCCGGTGGAACGGGCAGACGGACGGCCATCACGCCTTCTCCGTCGCCGAGCACTGCGTGCTCGTCACCGCGCTCGCCGCCCATTTCGACCCGAAGCTCGACCGGCGCTGGCGGCTGGCCGCGCTGCTTCATGACGCGCCGGAATATGTCATCGGCGACATGATCAGCCCGTTCAAGGCCGCACTCGGCCTCGACTACAAGGCCTTCGAGCACCGGCTCCTGGCGGCAATCCATGTCCGCTTCGGCCTGCCCGCGGAGCTTCCTGACAAGGTAGCCACGCTCATCAAGCGTGCCGACCGGGCCTCCGCCTTCCTGGAGGCCACCCAGCTCGCCGGCTTCGGCGTGAAGGAGGCGGCGGAGTTCTTCGGTCGCCCGCGCGGCCTCACCGGCCCCGGATCGGACCGCTTCCGGGCTCTTGTCCCCTTGCCTCCCGACAAGGCCAAGGCGCAATATCTCAAGACGTTCCAGAAACTCCAGTGATCGCCCGCAGGACCCCATGCCGAGACTGATCGTTTCCCCGCTGAGCGCCGTCGACGCGATTTCGCGCGAGCACCGGCCAAGCCATCTGGTGAGCCTGCTCGGGCCCGATTCGGACATGCAGCGTCCGGACGGCATCGCCCCGGAGAACCATCTCAGCCTCGTCTTCAACGATATCTCGACGCCGATCGCCGACCTCATCGCGCCGACGGAGGCCCATGTCGACCGGCTCATCGCCTTCCTTACCGACTGGGATCGCGGACAGCCGATGCTGATCCACTGCTGGGCGGGCATCAGCCGCTCGACCGCGGCGGCCTATATCGCGCTGTGCCTTCACCGCCCGGATGACGACGAGACGGAGCTCGCCCGCCTGCTGCGCCGGGCGTCGCCGACGGCGACGCCCAATCCGCTCATGGTGGCACTCGGCGACATCGCGCTCGACCGCGACGGCCGCATGGTCGATGCCATCGACACGATCGGGCGCGGCGCGGAGGCCTGGGAAGGCAAGGTCTTCACACTGCCGCTCGCCTGAGGGAGACAGCCCCTCAGGGCGGGTTTACACCGCCTCGCCGTGAGACCAAGCCCAGTAGAGTTCGCGGGCGCGCGCGGAGACGGGGCCCGGCTGGAGATCGCGCTCGTCGATCCGGGTGATCGGCATGACCTTGCCCCAATTGCCGGTGGAGAACAGCTCGTCGGCCTCCTGCAGATCGCGATAGGTCAACGTGCGTTCGTGCACGGTCACGCCGATCCGGGTCAGCAGGTCGATCACCCGCTGGCGCGTGATACCGTTGAGGAAGGTCCCGTTGGGCACGGGTGTGTGGGCCTCGCCGTCGCGCACCATGAAGATGTTGGCCGTGGCGAGCTCGGCGACATTGCCGAGCGGGTCGCACATCACGGCATTGTCGAAGCCGCGCCCGCGGGCGTCGCGCAGCGCGCGGCCGGAATTGGGATAGTGGCAGGCCGCCTTGGCCGAGGTCGGCGCCATTTCCGCACCCGGCCTGCGGAACGGCGACAGGCAGACGGAAAAGCCCGACGCGTCCGGCATGGGCGACTCGTAGATGCACAGGCAGAAGCGCGTCGTCTCCGGGTCGTTGTCGACGAAACCGCCATCCGCCCAGTACATGGGCCGGATATAGAGCGCTGAGTCCTTCGGGAACTTCGCCACGCCCTCCGTCGCGATCTCCACCAGCTCGCCCGGCGAATGGAGGGTCTTGAGCCCCATCGCCCCGACCGATCTGACCATGCGTCCGCAATGGCGGTCGAGATCGGGGGTCACCCCCTCGAAGGCGCGCGCGCCGTCGAACACGGTGGAGGCCAGCCAGGAGGCATGGGTCATTGGCCCCATCAGCATGGGATTGCCCTCGACCCATTTGCCGTCGACGAATGTCCACACTTGCATGATGTTCAACCTCCCGGCATGTGACCAAATCCGGCAGGCTGCCCCGGCCATGGGGGCTGATTCCGTCGGACCGTGAGACCGACTCTAATCAGGCCGCAGAAGACTGTCCATCAATGCGGATTGGCCACCGGACGGTCAGGTCCGATGGCGGCCTCTTCGCACGGACACCGGCAGCGAAGCCTTATGAGTCGTTGTAGAAGATGTGCCGGCCGATCTTGACCACCCGCTTCATGAAGCGGGCCCAGCGCGGCTGGACGTAATCGGCATGATAGTTCAGCACGCCGTCCATATTGGCGACGGAAAGCTGTCCGTCGAGCGCCTCGCTGGCCAGCGCGCGCGCCTTGGTCCAGGCCGGTCCGGCCTTCGGGCGGTCGGGCTTGCCGTCGCAGGCAAAGGAGAACTGGCAGGCGTTGAGCTTGTCCTGGTTCTGGAAGACCACCCCGCACACGGTGCTCGGATATTCCGGATCCTTGACCCGGTTCATGATCACCTTGGCGACGGCCTTCTGACCGAGTTCCGATTCCGAACGCGCCTCGAAATAGATGGCCCGCGCGAGACAGCTTTCCTCCGCGGCGCGGCGCTTACGCGCGGCGATCACCTGCTTGCGCGTCTCCTGCCCGCGCTCGAACATGTCGTCGAGCTTGGCCACCGCCGGGGAATAGATCACGGACTCGCCGGCTTCCAGCCGCGATTCGGCGGATGGCAGGCTGACCATCGTGGTGCGCAGATCGGCCCTGAACTGCTCGATGACCGCCTGCTCGGCGATCATCGGCACGTCACGGGTTGTCTCGAGGGGATCGGAGGAATGAAGGAGGGAGGCTTTGCGGATGATCGTGGTCGGCTGCTCGACGACCTCGGACCATTCCGATCCCGGTGCACCGCGCGCCGAGGCGTTCTGCCCGAGATAGTGTCCGATAAAGGCGACGCCGCCGATGAGTGTGATGCCGGCGAGGATATAGGGCACGATTCGCGTCGCCTGCCCCTTGCCAGGTTCAGGTTCGGCTACCCCGTAAAACTCGTCTGCGCCTTCCTGGTCGCGCCAGAAGCCAGTCACGCGAACTCCCCCGCTCCGACCGATTTCCCTCAAGCCACCGGACCCCGATGGCTTACCGATCATGTCCTGAAGCCGTTTAGCATAGGTTAACCATAGCCGCAACCAAACCGCCAGCCCTATTTTTTCAATTGCCACAGCAAGTTGGTGGGGTGGTTAATGCACGAAAATGCGGGCGGCACGCAGCATCCGCCCGCATCGGGAAGGCTATGGAGAGCATATGTCGCGCGCCGCCTGGCGCGCGGGCTACAGCTTGCCGGCGGCGACGGCCTGGGCCGCGGCCAGCCGCGCGATCGGAACGCGGAAGGGCGAGCAGGACACATAGTCGAGCCCGATCTCCTCGCAGAACCGGATCGAAGCCGGATCGCCGCCATGCTCACCGCAAATGCCGAGCTTGATGTCGGCACGCTGGGCGCGCCCGCGCTCCGCGGCGATCTGCACCAGCTCGCCGACCCCCTCGCGGTCGATGGAGACGAAGGGATCGGTCTCCAGGATGCCCTTCGCGGTGTAGTCCGACAGGAACCGTGCGGAATCGTCGCGGCTGATGCCGAAGGTCGTCTGCGTGAGATCGTTGGTGCCGAAGGAGAAGAACTCCGCGGTCTCCGCGATATCGCCGGCGCGCAGGCAGGCCCGCGGCAGCTCGATCATGGTGCCGATCAGATAGGTCAGCGCCTTGCCGGTCTCCGCCTGCACCCGCTCGGCGACCTGAACGATGCGCTCCTTCGTCATGTCGAGCTCGGCGCGCGTGGCGACCAGCGGCACCATGACCTCGGGCGTCACGGGGCTGCCCGTGCGCTCCGCCGCCTCGATGGCCGCCTCGAAGATGGCGCGCGCCTGCATCTCCGCGATCTCCGGATAGGTGATGGCGAGCCGCACGCCGCGATGGCCGAGCATGGGATTGAACTCCTTCAGCTCGCCGACACGCGCCCTCAGCACCTCCGGATCCGCTCCGAGGCCCTTCGCAACCTGCGCGATCTCCTCGTCGGAGTGCGGCAGGAACTCGTGCAGCGGCGGGTCGAGCAGGCGGATGGTGACCGGCAGCCCGCCCATGATCTCGAACAGCTCCACGAAATCGGCGCGCTGCATGGGCAGGATCTTCTGCAGCGCCTCGCGGCGCCCCGCCTCCGTGTCGGCGAGAATCATCTCGCGCACCGAGACAATGCGGTCTTCGTCGAAGAACATATGCTCGGTTCGGCACAGCCCGATGCCTTCCGCGCCGAACTCGCGTGCGGTGCGGGCATCCGTCGGGGTCTCAGCATTGGCGCGCACCTTCAGCCGGCGCACCTCGTCGGCCCAGCCCATGAGCTTGGCGAAGTCGCCGGAGAGCTCCGGCTTGATGGTGGGAACCGCGCCCCTCATCACCTGGCCGGTCGAGCCGTCGATGGTGACGATGTCGCCCTTCCGCAGCGTCGTGCCGGCCGCGACGAGCTCCTCCTTCGCATAATCCACGCGCACGCCGCCCGCGCCCGAGACGCAGGGCTTGCCCATGCCGCGCGCGACGACGGCGGCATGGCTCGTCATCCCGCCGCGCGTGGTGAGAATGCCTTCCGCGGCGTGCATGCCGTGAATGTCCTCCGGGCTCGTCTCCACGCGCACCAGAAGCACCTTGCGGCCGAGCGAGCGCAGATGCTCCGCCTCGTCGGAATCGAACACGATCTCGCCGCTCGCCGCCCCCGGAGAGGCCGGCAGGCCCGTCGCGAGAACCTCGCGGTCCGCCTCGGGATCGAGCGTCGGGTGGAGAAGCTGGTCGAGGGAGGACGGCTTGATGCGGCCAAGCGCCACCTCCTTGGAGATCAGACCTTCATCGACCATGTCGACGGCGATCTTGAGGGCGGCGCGCGTCGTGCGCTTTCCAGACCGCGTCTGCAGCATCCAGAGCTTGCCCTCCTGGATGGTGAATTCGAGGTCCTGCATGTCCCGGTAATGGGCCTCCAGGCGCTCATAGATCGCGGTGAGCTCCTTGAAGGGCCCGGGCATGACGGCCTCGAGCGAGGGCATCTCGGATTTCGAGTCGATCCGCGCCGCCTCCGTGATGCTTTGCGGCGTGCGGATGCCGGCCACCACGTCCTCGCCCTGCGCATTGACCAGGAACTCGCCATAGAGCTCCTTCTCGCCGGTCGAGGGGTTGCGGGTGAAGGCCACGCCCGTGGCGCTGGTGTCGCCCATATTGCCGAACACCATGGCCTGCACATTGACGGCCGTGCCCCAGTGGTCGGGAATGTCGTGCAGGGTGCGGTAGGTCACCGCGCGCGGGTTCTGCCAGGAGCCGAACACCGCCCCGATGGCGCCCCAGAGCTGCTCGTGCACATCCTGCGGGAAGGGCTGGTCCTGCTCCTCCGCGACGATGGCCTTGTAGCTCTCGATGACGGTCTGCCAGTCCTCGGCGCCGAGCTCGGTGTCGAGCGTGAAGCCGTTGCGCTCCTTGTAGGTCTCCAGCGCCTCCTCGAACAGCCCATGGTCGACGCCGAGCACCACGTCGGAATACATCTGGATGAAGCGGCGATAGGAATCGAAGGCGAAACGGCGGTCGCCGGCCTTGCTGGCGAGCCCCTCGACCGTCTCGTCGTTGAGGCCCAGATTGAGCACCGTGTCCATCATGCCCGGCATGGAGGCCGGCGCACCGGAGCGCACCGAGACGAGCAGCGGATGCGCGGGGTCGCCGAAACGGGCGCCGACCTGCTCGCCGACCGCCTCGAGCGCGCCCGTCACCTCCCGGTCCAGCCCGTCCGGATAGGTCCGGCCGTTGCGGTCGTAGAAGTTGCAGACATCCGTCGTGATGGTGAACCCGGGCGGCACCGGCAGGCCGAGATTGCACATCTCCGCGAGGTTCGCGCCCTTGCCGCCGAGCAGCTCGCGCATATCCGCCGTGCCGTCGGCGGCCCCGTCGCCGAACCGGTAAACCCACTTACGCGTGGTCGTCGCCGTCATTGCAAATCCCTCTTCACCACGTTCACAGCGCCGGCGCCGCCGGCCGGACAGCCCCTGCGAGACTCCACATGCACCGAGCGCAATCCAGGATCATGCTGCACCGCAATATGGCAAGAGCGGGACAATCGCGCCCAAAGGATCATCCCTCGATCCTGGAAAACTCCGCGACGGCCCGCGTCGCCGCGCGAATCCGGCTCAAGAGCCGGAGGCGATTGTCGCGCAGGGCCTCGTCGTCCGCATTCACCGTCACCGCATCGAAAAACGCATCGACCGGCGAACGCAGCGTCGCGATGGCCGCCATGGCGGCCTCGAAATCCTCCGCGGCGACCGCGTCGGCCGCACGCGTCTCCGCCTCGTCGATGGCGGAGGCCAGGGCGCGCTCCTCATCCTGCGCAAAGAGCGCCGGATCCGGCGCACCGTCATGGGAGCGCCCGTCCTTCTTCTCCTCGATCCGCAGGATGTTGCCGGCGCGCTTCACGCCGGCGAGCAGGTTCGCCCCGTCCTCGGTCTCCAGGAATCGCCCAAGCGCCTCCACCCGGCGCACGATCATGAGGAGATCGTCCTGCCCGCCGAGCGCGAACACCGCATCGATGAGATCGTGCCGCGCGCCCTGATCGCGCAGATAGACCTTCAGCCGGTCGGCGAAGAAGTCGAGGAGGTCGGCGGCCAATGCGTCCCGTCCCCCCTCGCCCGCCGGCACGCCTTCGTGTGCGGTCGCCAGCGGCAGGAGCCTGAGGCGCAAGCCGCCTTCCAGCACGATGCGGATAATGCCGAGCGCCGCCCGGCGCAGCGCGTAGGGGTCCTTGGAGCCGGTCGGTTTCTCGCCGATCGCCCAGAAGCCGACCAGCGTGTCGAGCTTGTCGGCAATGGCGACGGCCTGGGCCACCGCGCTTAAGGGCAGGGCGTCGGACGGCCCCTGCGGGCGGTAATGCTCCGCCACCGCGTCGGCGACCTCCGCGTCGATGCCCTGCTCGAGCGCGTAATACCGTCCCATCAGGCCCTGAAGCTCCGGGAACTCGCCGACCATGCCGGAGACGAGATCGGCCTTGCAAAGCCGCGCCGCCAGCATGGCCTTCTCCGGATCCGCGCCGATCGCGCCCGCGATCTCGCCGGCAAGCGTCTCGACCCGCGCCACCTTCTGCGCCATGGAGCCGAGCTCCTCGTGGAAGCGCACGGCGGCAAGGGCCCCGGTCATCTCCTGAAGCGGCGTCGCGCGGTCGGTGTCCCAGAAGAAGCGGGCGTCGGAGAGCCGCGCGGCGATCACCCGGTCATTGCCCTCGACGATCTTGCGGCCGCCGTCGCGCGCCTCCAGATTGGACACGAGGATATAGCGGTTCGACAGCGCCGCCCCGCCGAACGGGGCCGTGCGGTCGGGATCGTTGAGCGCGAAGCACTTCTGGTGGGCCTTCAGCGCCGTGACGATCACCTCCGGCGGCACGGCGAGGAACGCCTCGTCGAACCGTCCCATCAGGGTGACCGGCCATTCGGCAAGCCCCGCATTCTCCGCGATCAGCGCCTCGTCCTCGATCAGCTCCAGCGATTGCGCGAAGGCGAGATTGCGCGCCCCGTTGCGGATCGCCTCGGCGCGCTCTTGCGAATCGAGAACGACGCGGGCCGCCTTGAGCGCCGGC from the Kaustia mangrovi genome contains:
- a CDS encoding HD domain-containing protein → MAPRKDKPPRAWQRMLSGRRLDLLNPSPLDIEIDDIAHGLARVARWNGQTDGHHAFSVAEHCVLVTALAAHFDPKLDRRWRLAALLHDAPEYVIGDMISPFKAALGLDYKAFEHRLLAAIHVRFGLPAELPDKVATLIKRADRASAFLEATQLAGFGVKEAAEFFGRPRGLTGPGSDRFRALVPLPPDKAKAQYLKTFQKLQ
- a CDS encoding tyrosine phosphatase family protein — protein: MPRLIVSPLSAVDAISREHRPSHLVSLLGPDSDMQRPDGIAPENHLSLVFNDISTPIADLIAPTEAHVDRLIAFLTDWDRGQPMLIHCWAGISRSTAAAYIALCLHRPDDDETELARLLRRASPTATPNPLMVALGDIALDRDGRMVDAIDTIGRGAEAWEGKVFTLPLA
- a CDS encoding YgfZ/GcvT domain-containing protein, with the translated sequence MGRRRTARPRRRGRRARPVCLRRPQDARGRPPGRRAARLARPACRPLRRGAGRRVVLRPPPHRARSRRQRCRYRLGPHLPHEANLDQFGGVDFTKGCYVGQEVVSRMQHRGTARKRILPVRFDGAPPAEGAEIVADGKSLGTMLSGVEGMGLALLRLDRMEVAFADGAALSADGKALVPMRPGWARFPVPGTGVDA
- a CDS encoding dihydroorotase; its protein translation is MAETYDLIFKGGTVVNQDGTGLRDVGVTDGRIAAIGALDAAAAGEVVDCTGLHVLPGVIDSHVHMREPGAEDREDLGSGTRAAVLGGVTAVFEMPNTRPSTTSEDALADKVRRGRDKAFCDFAFYVGATRENTNALGELEMLPGCAGVKVFMGASTGDLLVEDDEGVRRILSVIRRRAAFHAEDEYRLQARAGHVREGDPSSHYVWRDAEAARLGTERLCALARETGRRVHVLHVTTQQEIPVLAAHKDVVTAEVTPQQLTLFGPEDYERLGTRAQMNPPIRERAHQDALWRALANGLFDTIGSDHAPHLLSDKGKAYPSSPSGMPGVQTLLPVMLDHVNAGRLSLERLVDLVCHGPQRVYQIAGKGRLAMGYDADITVVDLKRRREITDDWIASKCGWTPFAGRTVTGWPAGTFVRGRRVMWEDEIVDRPEAAPVRFMEALAGPA
- the glyS gene encoding glycine--tRNA ligase subunit beta, yielding MPELLLELFSEEVPARMQRKAADDLRQLVTDALVAEGLVYEGARGFATPRRLALSVQGLPGRQPDRREERKGPRVGAPEKAIEGFLGSLGGLTLNDCETREDKKGAYYVAVIERPGRAAEEIVAELVPDVIRKFPWPKSMRWGTGDLRWVRPLHSILCVFDGETVPLEIAGIVSGRTTYGHRFMAPEPLEAARLDDYEPALKAARVVLDSQERAEAIRNGARNLAFAQSLELIEDEALIAENAGLAEWPVTLMGRFDEAFLAVPPEVIVTALKAHQKCFALNDPDRTAPFGGAALSNRYILVSNLEARDGGRKIVEGNDRVIAARLSDARFFWDTDRATPLQEMTGALAAVRFHEELGSMAQKVARVETLAGEIAGAIGADPEKAMLAARLCKADLVSGMVGEFPELQGLMGRYYALEQGIDAEVADAVAEHYRPQGPSDALPLSAVAQAVAIADKLDTLVGFWAIGEKPTGSKDPYALRRAALGIIRIVLEGGLRLRLLPLATAHEGVPAGEGGRDALAADLLDFFADRLKVYLRDQGARHDLIDAVFALGGQDDLLMIVRRVEALGRFLETEDGANLLAGVKRAGNILRIEEKKDGRSHDGAPDPALFAQDEERALASAIDEAETRAADAVAAEDFEAAMAAIATLRSPVDAFFDAVTVNADDEALRDNRLRLLSRIRAATRAVAEFSRIEG
- a CDS encoding LysR substrate-binding domain-containing protein is translated as MTVRTNFDMDVLRTFVTGTALGNFAKAAERLGRSPSAISLQLRKLEVQAGQALFEKQGRGLALTEAGEVMLHYAQRILELNDEATARLQALEEMEGWVRIGVPQDFAETWLPNLLGRFARAHPKLRVEARVDRGSHLIKGIETDRLDLALTWGGLRSRHDQVVARRSIMWIGRAGFEHDRREPLPLVAFDPPCAFRTAALEALDGNRIAWRHAFASPSLAGLWAATTAGLGVTARTVDGLPEPLTPLTPEDAGLPPLGEIDLVLRTSRSEPHAPVAQLCALIREALASRS
- a CDS encoding DNA-3-methyladenine glycosylase I, whose amino-acid sequence is MSAVHSLITHEDGLARCGWPGTDPLYVAYHDEEWGVPEWDDRALFEKLILDGFQAGLSWITILRKRDAFREAFDGFEPERIVRYDADKVARLMEDKGIVRNRAKIEATVTNARVWLDIQEQQGFSAYLWGFVDGAPIQNSFRTLGEVPAETAESRAISKDLKARGFRFCGPTIVYAFMQAVGMVNDHLTSCHRHGPCAALARKAG
- a CDS encoding branched-chain amino acid aminotransferase; its protein translation is MQVWTFVDGKWVEGNPMLMGPMTHASWLASTVFDGARAFEGVTPDLDRHCGRMVRSVGAMGLKTLHSPGELVEIATEGVAKFPKDSALYIRPMYWADGGFVDNDPETTRFCLCIYESPMPDASGFSVCLSPFRRPGAEMAPTSAKAACHYPNSGRALRDARGRGFDNAVMCDPLGNVAELATANIFMVRDGEAHTPVPNGTFLNGITRQRVIDLLTRIGVTVHERTLTYRDLQEADELFSTGNWGKVMPITRIDERDLQPGPVSARARELYWAWSHGEAV
- the ppdK gene encoding pyruvate, phosphate dikinase — translated: MTATTTRKWVYRFGDGAADGTADMRELLGGKGANLAEMCNLGLPVPPGFTITTDVCNFYDRNGRTYPDGLDREVTGALEAVGEQVGARFGDPAHPLLVSVRSGAPASMPGMMDTVLNLGLNDETVEGLASKAGDRRFAFDSYRRFIQMYSDVVLGVDHGLFEEALETYKERNGFTLDTELGAEDWQTVIESYKAIVAEEQDQPFPQDVHEQLWGAIGAVFGSWQNPRAVTYRTLHDIPDHWGTAVNVQAMVFGNMGDTSATGVAFTRNPSTGEKELYGEFLVNAQGEDVVAGIRTPQSITEAARIDSKSEMPSLEAVMPGPFKELTAIYERLEAHYRDMQDLEFTIQEGKLWMLQTRSGKRTTRAALKIAVDMVDEGLISKEVALGRIKPSSLDQLLHPTLDPEADREVLATGLPASPGAASGEIVFDSDEAEHLRSLGRKVLLVRVETSPEDIHGMHAAEGILTTRGGMTSHAAVVARGMGKPCVSGAGGVRVDYAKEELVAAGTTLRKGDIVTIDGSTGQVMRGAVPTIKPELSGDFAKLMGWADEVRRLKVRANAETPTDARTAREFGAEGIGLCRTEHMFFDEDRIVSVREMILADTEAGRREALQKILPMQRADFVELFEIMGGLPVTIRLLDPPLHEFLPHSDEEIAQVAKGLGADPEVLRARVGELKEFNPMLGHRGVRLAITYPEIAEMQARAIFEAAIEAAERTGSPVTPEVMVPLVATRAELDMTKERIVQVAERVQAETGKALTYLIGTMIELPRACLRAGDIAETAEFFSFGTNDLTQTTFGISRDDSARFLSDYTAKGILETDPFVSIDREGVGELVQIAAERGRAQRADIKLGICGEHGGDPASIRFCEEIGLDYVSCSPFRVPIARLAAAQAVAAGKL